The Palaeococcus ferrophilus DSM 13482 genome includes a window with the following:
- the queC gene encoding 7-cyano-7-deazaguanine synthase QueC, producing MKRAVVLFSGGLDSTACLYWAKKNYDEVIMLTVNYGSNEEKVTNRVADFFSKELDVPLRIVRLDFLEEFSKLRGTTLVGGETPKVTGEELEDMSVAQETAKSVWVPARNVVLISVAASLLDALGGGDIIVGFNAEEGATFPDNTPEFVEKMNGMLKYGTMAEVKVVAPLIDLDKKGIARLLKELNAKYEYSNSCYMPKGFTEDGKPIHCGECESCVRRHRGLMDALGEDRTVYAVEPKI from the coding sequence ATGAAGCGCGCGGTCGTTCTCTTCAGCGGCGGGCTTGACAGTACGGCCTGCCTCTACTGGGCGAAGAAGAACTACGACGAGGTCATAATGCTGACAGTTAACTACGGCAGCAACGAGGAGAAGGTTACGAACAGGGTGGCGGACTTCTTCTCGAAGGAGCTGGACGTTCCGCTGAGAATAGTAAGGCTCGACTTCCTCGAAGAGTTCTCAAAGCTCAGAGGGACAACCCTCGTCGGTGGGGAGACGCCAAAGGTCACTGGAGAAGAGCTTGAGGACATGAGTGTTGCTCAGGAGACGGCGAAGAGCGTCTGGGTTCCCGCTAGAAATGTCGTCCTCATAAGCGTTGCCGCTTCCCTGCTGGATGCCCTTGGGGGTGGGGACATAATAGTCGGCTTCAACGCTGAGGAGGGCGCCACGTTCCCGGACAACACACCTGAGTTCGTGGAAAAGATGAACGGGATGCTAAAGTACGGGACGATGGCGGAGGTTAAGGTAGTTGCACCGCTCATAGACCTCGACAAGAAGGGCATCGCGAGGCTTCTGAAGGAGTTGAATGCAAAGTACGAGTACTCCAACTCCTGCTACATGCCGAAGGGCTTCACTGAGGACGGAAAGCCTATCCACTGCGGTGAGTGCGAGAGCTGCGTGAGACGCCACCGCGGGCTGATGGATGCCCTC
- a CDS encoding PIN domain-containing protein, with product MEAVIDTNVFLYAAVEEMPRHREAFELLHSPSLEKWIVPTIVIYEVVWNFRKLGFSSEEARELVEQIVEDERTKPVDDRRYLTKAFETLQSLSLTHYNDSVVLTIAKEVGALATYDKKLRKRAKKLGIKLLPEVVE from the coding sequence ATGGAGGCCGTGATAGACACCAACGTTTTCCTATACGCGGCGGTTGAGGAGATGCCCCGCCACAGGGAGGCCTTTGAACTCCTGCACTCCCCCTCTCTGGAGAAATGGATCGTGCCAACCATTGTCATTTACGAAGTCGTCTGGAACTTCAGAAAGCTCGGCTTCTCAAGTGAAGAGGCCAGGGAACTCGTAGAGCAGATAGTTGAAGACGAGAGAACAAAACCCGTAGACGACAGGAGGTACCTGACAAAGGCGTTTGAGACCCTCCAAAGCCTTTCCTTAACACACTACAACGACTCGGTGGTGTTGACCATAGCTAAGGAAGTTGGGGCTCTTGCAACCTACGACAAGAAGCTTAGGAAGAGAGCTAAGAAACTGGGCATTAAACTGCTTCCGGAGGTGGTAGAATGA
- a CDS encoding AbrB/MazE/SpoVT family DNA-binding domain-containing protein translates to MPLTKVTRNYQITIPAEIRKALGIKEGEYLDVELRGDEIVIKRAKRKWKTFRLGRKITEEELERLEEEAMEEEMAWRP, encoded by the coding sequence ATGCCACTGACGAAGGTCACCCGCAACTACCAGATAACGATTCCAGCTGAGATAAGAAAGGCCCTCGGGATAAAGGAAGGCGAGTACCTCGACGTTGAGCTCAGGGGGGACGAGATAGTGATTAAACGGGCCAAAAGGAAGTGGAAAACCTTCAGGCTCGGCAGGAAGATAACCGAAGAGGAGCTTGAGAGGCTCGAAGAGGAGGCCATGGAGGAGGAAATGGCATGGAGGCCGTGA
- a CDS encoding 1-deoxy-D-xylulose-5-phosphate synthase — MSTQRFMALLAIFILSLSIFIPYLKYQEYKTREEMRLDLNVSAKLVESHFQNYRASYNSTSSTYLNKKVDEDDSRVAIDRVLLLRSKLIQLNISKNKIEDVDRCLNKTYNFYHTEEFYDALTQARVCAILASDYLGSHLVATNRTEFLDYTFKELQNITIIKDDIEGRWEEKMKNGVEFTDYMVTGLKIEHNLIEAEIFLNRSAISLEKLKQEHTPTTPEEAENLTLLGSRITNDLEYARSFLEDALVLMRHVNMGNFQPTELESEVDMLRKNLSEIDRPCNITVMMAKVACDWKDYHKRRGIIALQKGYYSAANYHLLYSIAIAEGLREFKSLALEFNSSKSLTDKAKIILRLRGEAINSLEECSRDTITSLYLKDPTGWYFKRAENTLRNTLNPEIPYSIYRTHDYDSHIVYDYEMTKVLAQKFCPYLTVMTKGYE; from the coding sequence ATGAGTACACAGAGGTTTATGGCCCTTTTGGCTATTTTTATCTTATCTCTCTCTATTTTCATTCCATACTTAAAATACCAAGAGTATAAAACACGAGAGGAAATGAGATTAGACCTCAATGTCAGTGCCAAGCTGGTTGAATCCCACTTCCAAAATTACAGAGCAAGCTACAATTCTACCTCCTCCACATACCTTAACAAGAAGGTAGATGAAGATGACAGCAGAGTTGCCATTGACCGGGTATTATTGCTCAGGAGTAAGCTGATACAGCTGAACATATCCAAAAACAAAATTGAGGATGTGGATAGATGCCTCAACAAGACCTACAACTTTTATCACACGGAAGAATTTTATGATGCTCTCACACAGGCAAGGGTCTGTGCAATACTGGCATCAGACTACCTCGGTTCCCATCTCGTGGCCACTAACAGAACAGAGTTTCTTGATTATACCTTCAAAGAACTCCAGAATATCACGATCATCAAAGATGATATTGAGGGCAGATGGGAGGAGAAGATGAAAAATGGTGTGGAGTTTACAGACTACATGGTCACTGGACTAAAAATAGAACACAATTTAATCGAAGCCGAGATCTTTTTAAACAGGTCTGCTATCTCTTTGGAAAAGTTAAAACAAGAACATACCCCCACAACCCCTGAAGAGGCAGAAAACCTAACACTGTTGGGAAGCAGAATAACAAATGACTTGGAATACGCTAGGAGCTTTTTGGAGGATGCGTTAGTACTGATGAGGCACGTGAATATGGGAAACTTCCAGCCAACGGAGCTCGAAAGCGAGGTGGACATGCTCAGAAAAAATCTATCCGAAATTGATAGACCCTGCAACATCACCGTGATGATGGCTAAAGTTGCGTGCGATTGGAAGGATTATCATAAAAGGAGAGGCATCATCGCTCTTCAAAAAGGATACTACTCTGCAGCAAATTATCACCTTCTCTACAGCATTGCCATTGCAGAAGGACTTAGGGAGTTTAAAAGCTTAGCACTGGAATTCAACAGTTCAAAAAGCTTAACAGACAAAGCTAAGATTATCCTGAGGTTAAGGGGAGAAGCCATAAACAGTCTCGAAGAATGCTCTAGGGATACAATAACATCCTTATACCTAAAAGACCCTACAGGTTGGTATTTCAAACGAGCTGAAAATACCCTTCGGAATACATTAAACCCCGAAATACCCTACAGTATATACAGGACTCACGATTATGACTCCCACATTGTTTATGACTACGAGATGACAAAAGTTCTGGCTCAAAAGTTCTGTCCATATCTTACTGTAATGACAAAGGGCTATGAATGA
- a CDS encoding dihydroorotate dehydrogenase → MASLKLELFGIKFENPLILASGINDKVPEQWIRAHEEGAGGVVTKSIGIEPRKGYDNPTIVELPHGLINAMGLPNPGWKGFLEMIEGYTFDFPLIVSIFGGTPKEFAFLAEKLSDVADAFELNLSCPHAKGYGMEIGQRPENVYEVVRAVKDATDRPVIAKLTPNIDDITKLGLAAERAGADAVSAINTLKAIAIDVYARRPILSNKVGGYSGPGVKPISLRAVYDLARTLEIPVIGIGGITTWQDAVEFLLAGASALQIGTAVSLRGWKVFREINAGIERYLEEEGFLSVGEIVGLALE, encoded by the coding sequence ATGGCCAGCCTAAAGCTCGAGCTCTTTGGAATTAAGTTCGAGAACCCGCTCATTCTCGCATCAGGGATAAATGACAAGGTTCCCGAGCAGTGGATACGGGCGCACGAGGAAGGCGCGGGAGGAGTCGTTACCAAGTCTATTGGCATCGAGCCTAGAAAGGGCTACGACAACCCCACGATAGTCGAGCTCCCCCACGGCCTGATAAACGCGATGGGCCTCCCAAATCCGGGGTGGAAGGGCTTTCTCGAGATGATTGAAGGTTACACGTTCGACTTCCCGCTTATAGTTTCTATCTTCGGCGGAACCCCCAAGGAGTTTGCATTCCTTGCTGAAAAGCTGAGCGACGTTGCTGACGCCTTCGAGCTCAATCTCTCCTGCCCCCACGCCAAGGGCTACGGCATGGAGATAGGGCAGAGACCGGAGAACGTCTATGAGGTCGTCAGGGCTGTCAAAGACGCGACGGATAGGCCCGTCATAGCCAAGCTCACCCCCAACATTGACGACATAACGAAGCTCGGCTTGGCGGCAGAGAGAGCGGGAGCTGATGCAGTCTCGGCGATAAACACCCTAAAGGCGATAGCAATAGACGTCTACGCCAGAAGGCCGATTTTGAGCAACAAGGTCGGCGGCTACTCCGGGCCGGGCGTCAAGCCAATTTCCCTGAGGGCGGTCTACGACCTCGCGAGAACCCTCGAGATACCGGTGATTGGCATTGGTGGAATAACTACCTGGCAGGACGCAGTTGAGTTCCTCTTGGCTGGAGCCTCAGCGCTCCAGATTGGCACAGCCGTTTCCCTCCGCGGCTGGAAGGTGTTCCGGGAGATAAACGCGGGCATTGAGCGCTACCTTGAGGAGGAAGGGTTTTTAAGCGTGGGGGAAATTGTGGGGCTGGCTTTGGAGTGA
- a CDS encoding Mrp/NBP35 family ATP-binding protein: MTIKAPTLNIGGLGADPLAQRIEEKQKKWKYKIAVLSGKGGVGKSTVAVNLATALARKGHFVGILDADIHGPNVAKMLGVDKADVLAEKREDGSFEMLPPMNDFMGQTTPIKIMSMGFLVPEDQPVIWRGSLVTKAVKQLLGDVKWGELDFMIIDFPPGTGDQILTVTQSIPLDAAIIVTTPQEVALLDTGKAVNMMKRMEVPYIAVVENMSYLICPHCGNEIDLFGKGGGRKLAEKEGVDFLGEIPIDLKAREASDNGIPIVLYEDTIAAKAFMEIVDRLIKKLEEMKGSKGDGE, from the coding sequence ATGACGATCAAAGCTCCTACTCTCAACATAGGTGGCCTCGGGGCCGATCCTCTCGCCCAGAGGATTGAAGAGAAGCAGAAGAAGTGGAAGTACAAGATAGCCGTTCTCAGCGGTAAGGGTGGCGTTGGGAAGAGCACTGTCGCCGTCAACCTCGCAACGGCCCTGGCGAGGAAGGGCCACTTTGTTGGGATACTCGATGCGGACATACACGGTCCAAACGTCGCCAAGATGCTCGGCGTTGACAAGGCGGACGTTCTGGCAGAAAAGCGCGAGGACGGCAGCTTTGAGATGCTCCCGCCGATGAACGACTTCATGGGGCAGACGACTCCGATAAAGATCATGAGCATGGGCTTCCTCGTCCCCGAGGATCAGCCCGTCATATGGAGAGGCTCACTGGTCACCAAGGCCGTCAAGCAGCTTCTCGGGGATGTGAAGTGGGGAGAGCTCGACTTCATGATAATTGACTTCCCGCCGGGAACGGGGGACCAGATACTCACAGTTACACAGAGCATACCGCTCGATGCCGCCATAATCGTCACCACGCCCCAGGAAGTAGCGCTCCTCGACACTGGGAAGGCCGTCAACATGATGAAGCGCATGGAGGTTCCGTACATAGCGGTTGTGGAGAACATGAGCTACCTCATCTGCCCGCACTGCGGAAACGAGATAGACCTCTTCGGCAAGGGCGGTGGGAGAAAGCTCGCCGAAAAGGAGGGCGTGGACTTCCTTGGGGAGATTCCCATCGACCTCAAGGCGAGGGAAGCCAGCGACAACGGAATCCCGATAGTCCTCTACGAGGATACGATAGCGGCGAAGGCGTTCATGGAAATCGTGGACAGACTCATAAAGAAGCTCGAAGAGATGAAGGGAAGCAAAGGAGACGGGGAGTGA
- a CDS encoding ABC transporter ATP-binding protein: protein MKVIEVRNLRYSYNGAEVLRGINLEIGGGEFVAILGPNGAGKSTLLKCLSGILKCGGVKVFERPIEAYPRDEFAKLVAYVPQRTEPGFMTVFDTVLLGRRPYMGLRPSKRDVEAVRSALRKLGIEHLALKTTNKLSGGELQKVSVARALAQEPKILMMDEPTNNLDIKSQLEVMRLARGFSSEGKTSILVMHDVNLALRFAKRFVFMKGGEIMADGGIEVLDGELFREVYGVDVEIGEVRGVPVVVPL, encoded by the coding sequence ATGAAGGTCATTGAGGTAAGAAACCTCCGCTACTCATACAACGGGGCCGAAGTCCTGAGGGGAATAAACTTGGAGATAGGAGGAGGGGAGTTTGTCGCGATCCTCGGGCCGAACGGCGCTGGCAAGAGCACCTTGCTGAAGTGCCTCTCCGGAATCCTCAAGTGCGGGGGGGTTAAGGTCTTTGAAAGGCCCATCGAGGCGTATCCTCGGGACGAGTTCGCGAAGCTTGTGGCCTACGTTCCCCAGAGGACTGAGCCCGGGTTCATGACGGTGTTTGATACGGTTCTCCTCGGGAGGAGGCCGTATATGGGGCTGAGGCCTTCAAAGCGGGATGTGGAAGCCGTGAGGAGTGCGTTGAGAAAGCTCGGGATAGAACACCTCGCCCTCAAGACCACAAACAAGCTGAGCGGTGGCGAGCTCCAGAAGGTTAGCGTGGCGAGGGCTCTGGCGCAGGAGCCGAAAATCCTCATGATGGACGAACCCACAAACAACCTCGATATTAAGAGCCAGCTTGAGGTGATGAGGCTCGCGCGTGGGTTCTCTTCCGAAGGGAAGACTTCCATTCTGGTGATGCACGACGTCAACCTTGCGCTGCGCTTCGCGAAGAGGTTCGTGTTCATGAAGGGCGGTGAGATAATGGCAGATGGAGGAATTGAAGTTCTCGACGGCGAGCTGTTCAGGGAGGTCTACGGTGTGGACGTTGAGATAGGCGAGGTGAGGGGAGTTCCGGTGGTGGTGCCCCTTTGA
- a CDS encoding FecCD family ABC transporter permease has product MDYEGYVARKLSIGLLLFLFTVLVSLYSLSHGSYYLSIREVLNALIGRGSESASLVVWNIRLPRIVAGLLVGAALAVSGAVMQGFLRNPLATPFTMGVSHGAMFGASLAIILGAGYAESSGRISLNNPYAVVLFAFLGAMIAVGVILLLARLKGLSPEAIILAGVAMSSLFVALTTLVQYFADELQLAAMVYWSFGDLGRATWREDMIMLLVFTPVFIYFVVKRWDLNASAVGEEVAKSVGVDVERVRLISTFLAALITAVGVAFVGVIGFIGLIAPHAIRLVAGGDYRFLVPLSALAGALLLVTADTVARLILAPMVLPVGIVTSFLGAPAFIYLLVRMEGRR; this is encoded by the coding sequence ATGGACTACGAGGGCTACGTTGCAAGAAAGCTCTCCATCGGCCTCCTTTTATTTCTCTTTACGGTTCTGGTTAGCCTCTACTCCCTCTCCCACGGTTCTTACTACCTCTCCATCCGGGAGGTTCTTAATGCGCTCATCGGGAGGGGGAGCGAGAGTGCTTCTCTCGTGGTCTGGAACATCCGCCTGCCGCGCATAGTGGCCGGCCTCCTGGTTGGGGCGGCGCTGGCAGTTTCAGGTGCAGTGATGCAGGGCTTCCTGAGGAACCCCCTGGCGACCCCCTTCACGATGGGGGTTTCACACGGGGCGATGTTCGGCGCTTCCCTCGCCATAATCCTCGGAGCGGGCTACGCGGAAAGCTCCGGCAGAATCTCCCTTAATAACCCCTACGCGGTGGTGCTGTTCGCTTTCCTGGGAGCCATGATTGCGGTGGGCGTGATTCTTCTCCTCGCGAGGCTCAAAGGGCTCTCTCCAGAAGCGATAATCCTTGCGGGGGTGGCAATGAGCTCCCTCTTTGTGGCGCTGACGACGCTCGTCCAGTACTTCGCCGACGAGCTTCAGCTTGCCGCAATGGTCTACTGGAGCTTCGGCGACCTCGGGAGGGCCACCTGGCGGGAGGACATGATAATGCTCCTAGTTTTCACGCCCGTCTTCATCTACTTCGTCGTGAAGAGGTGGGATCTTAACGCGTCAGCCGTCGGTGAGGAAGTTGCAAAAAGCGTCGGCGTGGACGTCGAGAGGGTTCGTTTGATATCCACGTTCCTCGCGGCCCTCATAACCGCCGTGGGCGTCGCCTTCGTTGGGGTAATAGGCTTCATCGGGCTCATAGCCCCCCACGCGATAAGGCTCGTCGCGGGAGGGGACTACCGCTTCCTCGTGCCCCTCTCTGCCCTCGCAGGTGCGCTCCTCCTTGTTACAGCGGACACCGTTGCGAGGCTGATTCTGGCCCCAATGGTGCTCCCCGTTGGCATAGTGACCTCATTCCTCGGCGCTCCGGCTTTCATCTACCTGCTGGTGAGAATGGAGGGGAGGAGATGA